In one Triplophysa rosa linkage group LG13, Trosa_1v2, whole genome shotgun sequence genomic region, the following are encoded:
- the faf2 gene encoding FAS-associated factor 2, giving the protein MAAPEEQELSQAQTEKLLQFQDLTGLESMDQCRRTLEQHNWNIEAAVQDRLNEQEGVPSVFSPPPARPLQVNTTDHRVYSYIVSRPQPRGLLGWSYYLIMLPFRITYYTLLDVFRFALRFIRPDPRGRVTDPVGDVMSFIRNFEEKYGRSHPVFYQGTYSQALNDAKRELRYLLVYLHGDDHQDTDEFCRSTLCSEEVLTFINTRMLFWACSTSKPEGYRVSQALRENTYPFLAMIMLKDRKMTVVGRLEGLIQPEDLINQLTFIIEANQTYLMSERLEREERNQTQVLRQQQDEAYQASLLADQAKEKKKREEQEQKRQEEEKARQSILAEERRRRTLEEEKERKSECLPPEPPLDDQDSVKIVFKLPNNTRVERRFLFDQSLTVIYDFVFSLKETPEKFQIVTNFPRRVLPCLPTEEQPNPPTLLDAGLSRTEVLFVQDLTDD; this is encoded by the exons GCTGCAGTACAAGACAGACTAAATGAGCAGGAAGGAGTTCCGAGCGTCTTCAGCCCGCCACCCGCCAGACCGTTACAGGTCAACACAACAGACCACAGAGTGTATAGCTATATTGTGTCAAGGCCACAGCCTAGA gGCTTATTAGGTTGGAGTTACTACTTGATAATGCTTCCCTTCCGGATTACTTATTATACACTCCTGGACGTATTCAG GTTTGCCCTGAGATTCATTCGACCAGATCCGAGAGGTCGTGTCACAGATCCCGTTGGTGATGTCATGTCATTTATTCGTAATTTTGAAGAGAAATATGGCCGATCGCATCCTGTATTCTACCAGGGAACATATAGTCAG GCTTTGAATGATGCCAAACGAGAACTTCGCTATTTGTTAGTTTATCTACATGGCGATGATCACCAGGACACTGATGAATTCTGTCG AAGTACATTATGTTCAGAAGAGGTACTGACCTTTATTAACACACGCATGCTGTTCTGGGCGTGTTCCACCAGCAAGCCAGAGGGTTACCGAG TCTCTCAGGCTCTGCGTGAGAACACGTATCCCTTCCTGGCTATGATCATGCTGAAGGACCGAAAGATGACAGTTGTCGGCCGACTAGAGGGGCTGATTCAGCCTGAGGATCTTATCAACCAGCTGACCTTCATCATTGAGGCGAACCAGACATATCTCATGTCAGAAAGACTAGAGCG GGAGGAGAGGAACCAGACGCAGGTACTGAGGCAGCAGCAGGATGAAGCTTACCAAGCATCGCTCCTTGCAGACCAGGCAAAAGAGAAGAAGAAACGTGAAGAACAAGAGCAGAAGCGCCAAGAGGAGGAGAAGGCTCGCCAGAGCATCCTCGCAGAAGAGAGGAGACGAAGA ACACTTGAAGAAGAGAAGGAGCGCAAGTCTGAGTGTCTTCCCCCGGAGCCGCCATTGGATGACCAGGACAGTGTCAAAATAGTGTTCAAATTGCCCAACAACACTCGGGTGGAGCGGAGATTCCTGTTCGATCAGTCCCTGACG GTAATATACGACTTCGTGTTTTCATTGAAAGAGACCCCAGAGAAATTCCAAATAGTAACAAATTTCCCACGCCGGGTCTTGCCTTGTCTGCCGACGGAGGAGCAGCCAAATCCCCCCACTCTGCTGGATGCCGGTCTGAGTCGCACAGAAGTCCTGTTTGTGCAGGACCTCACAGACGATTGA